The region gaaaaaataacacagatcacagcttggcgatatgtctatatttcaaataattttacatcaataattatagttaatataatacgggagcatgacatgtaaataagcacaaactccaaaactgtcattctctgtgtggtcagagctgcttcaaccagatGCGGAAAaaacccaatctgagcgggagtcgagacccgGAGAGATTTAAAATTccgccggctgatgcacactctaacacggagacgctcgtctctcacccccgctgtctgctgctcgagtgtctgatagaaacacagatcacagttttgcaatatatctttattttatccttaattaaagttcatataatatgggagcgtgacatttaaataaacacaaactccaaaaatgtcattctctgtgcggtcagaggctcaaccagtcgcggaagagactcaatctgagcgggagtcgagtccaggagagatttaaagttccactGGCTCATACGTactctaacacggagacactcatctgcagcttgcaacatgttgcatcattgatgagatcatcataagatcaatcttatgtgaaaaataacattaaaattacaacaatacaatgtgtgtgtatatatatatatatatatatatatatatatatattcatatacatatacacacaacaacaacagttttagtggtttgattgagtgaaccacacatTTATATCCAGTTCCCTTTTCAAAAGaatttatacaaagtacatgttacatattgcttaaatgtccctgtttgtttggacaatcttagggggctttcacaattggttcgattgcctgttccgaacccgagttcgattgctcccccctccccccgatggactgtgttcacattatatatttgtatccgaaccgcggtacgcttgcgtcatcaagctgcagctggcgcgtaatcgtgttgcttgataaccgcgaaatgaaaaggcgtcaaaattcaatgattAGACTTGCTcggacttgctcggttcacatttgttcttctttttttttaacctttggttttgttttcaacatcaagatacagaaacactcttgcgtctgtctgccgcaaaaatactgaaatcgttcaaaagacagcgggctgtccgccgaagacaatttttgggaaggcaagcagaaatcatctctctgcttgcagtgcgtgtgcgtctgCGTCAATCACGCTTTtagtcaaggtaagtgtatacactgCGCACGCGCCGCaaagtaaactctttccgctcattttgaaagtggcGTGTGAGACTggcgaccacattatacgtcatcaatagcggttcacttccgcggtttggttcgattgtgttcatatcagcagcgaaccgtactggagttcacatgaaccgtaccccagaccacctttttaagcggacccgagtacggttcgcgggtgcgcacccgagttcggaagacagcgttcacatcatccaggGATATACTTTAATTCGACTGGACCGTGATAGTCAGAAATCATCCAAAAACATCGGAGGAGGATTGTGTATGTTTGTCAATAACAGCTGGGCAACAAATATCACGGTACGTGGAACTTATTGCTCAACCCATTACGAACTTCTATCGGTGTCCTTCAGGCCACACTATCTGCCCCGTGAGTTCGGACAAATAACTATTATCTTAGTTTATGTACCTGGGCCGAATTTTGTATTCGCAGCCGAGGGCATTGCTGCCAGTTACAACATGGCATTACGTAACTCATCGGATGATCCGGTGTTCCTTTTGGGTGATTTTAACAACTGCGAATTATCTGCGTTTTGCGAATTTGGAACAGTATATAACTTGTCCGACGAGACTGAGTAAAACTTTGGATAAATGTTTTGGTAATGTGGACCGGGGCTTATGTACCAAGGCTGCACCCACCATTAGGGCGTTCAGACCATAATGTTATCCACCTTCTTCCAAAATATAGACAGATATTAAAAGGACTGAACCTGTCATTCAGCAGGTCCAGTCATGGACTAAAGACTCAATTGAGAACCTCAGAGATTGCTTTGGAAGCACTGATTGGAATctgttttttaatgattttaatggTTGCAATATCGATCATGAGTCTTTGAATGACATAATTACCAGTTATATCAATTTTTGTACAGAGGCAGTGgttcaaacaaaaaatattagaatatttCCAAACAATAAACCTTGGATAAACAAAGATCTTAAACAAACCTTAAACAAGAAGAGAATGGCCTTTTTAAGGAATGAGATAGACATGGTAAgagaattaaataaagaaattaaatgtaaGATAAAGCAGGCCCAAATACAGTATAAAGATAAAgttgaaaataaatttaaaactGGTAATGTCAGAGATGCAtggaaaggactaaatattatgATGGGCAAACAACAGAAACGGGCACAACTGGCTGTTGACGATGATCCTCAtagttttgtaaataatttaaatgttttttactcAAGGTTtgacaatcatgcagatactgagCATAATGTTACTCTGATAGAATCTGAACCTATGAGAATAGAGGTAGGGGAGGTTATCAAGGTGCTCCGTGGGATTAAACCAAAGAAGGCTAGTGGTCCAGATGGCCTTAAGGGTATTGTTCTTAAAGAGTGTGCAGTACAACTTGGGCATGTATGTACTaggctgtttcagatcttttTAGACGATGGCTTTGTGCCGGTAGCATGGAAAAACACTACTGTTATTCCAGTACCTAAAACCACTTATGCAAGAGACCCGAAGGATCTCCGCCCTATTGCTCTCACATCTGTTCTGTGCAAGTGCATGGAGCGCATAGTGAGCAAGGAACTTCTAGCACAAATTAACGGATCTGTTGACCCATTACAATTTGCTTATAAGCCCAATCGGAGCACCTCTGATGCCTGCCTGACCTTACTTCATAAAGCACAGCATCACTTAGATAAAACAAATGCTCATGTCAGAATGTTTTTTATGGACTTTACATCAGCATTTAATACTGTACAGCCACAAATTTTAATAGAAAGGTTACGAGATTTAGGGGTACATAGCTGGTTAATTTTATGGATTGCTAATTTTTTAAGCAACAGGCCGCAAAGAGTCCGTGTTAACGGAATCTTATCTGAGCGCATAGTCTTACATTCTGGATTACCTCAGGGATGTGTATTATCCCCTTTGCTCTTTTCTGTTTATACTAATGAACTTAAGTGTAACAGTGATGATCTTACGTTGATTAAATATGCAGATGATTTGGTTTTAATTTCGTGCCAAATAGACAAGAACTGTCCCACCTACTTTGAGTATATTGAAAGTCTTGTACAATGGTGCGACAATAGTCATCTACGGTTGAACATTGAGAAGACAAAGGAATTATGCTGTGGGAATCAGAATAAGAAATGTACAGTTGACCTTCTATATGAAGAAGTAACTATAAAAGGTGTAAAGATTGAGCAAgttcaaaattttaaatatttaggcaCAATCATTGATGACAAACTTTCGTTTTTGGATAATGTGAACTATGTACATAAGAAATCAAGACAGCGTTTAAGCCTACTTAGAAAGTTGCGAAACCTTGACATCGAAAGGAGGATCTTAACCATTGTATATAGATCGataattgaaagcattttaacCTATAATATTGTATCATGGTATGGAAATTTAACAATGAAATTAAAGAATAAATTAACACGAGTAATTAACGAAGCAAACAAGATTATCGGCCATAAACAGAGTACATTGCAAGAACTATTCTTAAATTTTATGGAGAAAAAGGCTTAGTTGTGTTTTTCAGATCAGACCCATCCTCTTCACTCCTGCTTTGAAGTCCTCCTTCGGGTCGCGAGGCTACGTACACCGTATGCTAGaaagaatattttaaaaaaatcatttgtcCCAATGGCAGTGACTGTTTTAAACCAAATTCACAATTAGGGTTGTTATTGTGAATTATGTATACTGTTTTTTATCGAATCATGTATTTATCAATtattatgtgttttatgtgtttaatGTGGTTGTAGAATGTTGTTGAAGCCAGTGTCAAAGATGAATTTCTGTCCAGTAAATCTGAACAGACAATaaagttaaaacaaacaaacaaacaaatccaaacgaaccgaactctgacgtcattcgaaccggggtgcgcaccaaaagtgctagtgtgaaagcccccttattttcatgaaaatttgtatgttcttatttattgttctattttatttaggtgtataattgagaaaataacaagtttgccataatgcaaagatattatttcatatttaaaacacatttaaaacactgcatttatagttgttgttgctagtttgtatgtttgagttgagaaatacacatttcagcattatcagtaatctatttgtgcattttccttgataaccaagcaagttgactcatgttaccatttgtttattatatcgcaatcgcatatcgcaatattaacctaatttcccccaaatcgtgcagccctagtagcCACACCAACCCACATTCACTCACCATAAGCTGGATGAGCTGCACCCTCATCAACTCCTCAGCTGCATCCTTACATGTGCTGTCCAGCTTTAAGACTTCATTATAGGCAAGTCTGGCTTCAATATACCTCTGACAGAAGACAGAAATTGTGTTTAAACTTGTGACAAAGCAGTGACGCATGTGTGAATCTATACTCTTATGTAATCTGAATAAGATTTGGCTCTGTTGTGATAACAATACCTTTAGCCCAACCAGTGCTTTGCCTTTTCTGTAAAGTCCTTTAATCCATTTGGGATTCATAGAAAGAGCAATATCAGCATCTGTTAAAGCTTTTTCATACTGCAGCATCTTTTCATAGCAGTAAGAGCGATTCCCAAATAACCTacaacaaacagacacaaaaatgctttaaatgtaacCTAGTCACAGATTTGCTCTACCTGATTTACCACTTGTGTATTCAAAAGTTATATGTTGTGGCCGAAATTGATGATGTGGGATCTTACTTAAACTCTTTAGGGTTGTGTTTTATAGCATCTGTAAAATATTTCACAGCCATCTCCAAGTTTCCTGAAGCAGCATACTGGCTAcccaaaactatatatataaaaaaattggaaTAAGGACCATTTACTCCATATAATTTAAAGTCttaaaactttgtaaaaaaaaatatatatatatatattttaaacaaaatgacatCCACACACCTGCCAGCTCCACgctttttgtaataaaataattagcaTTGACTGCCTCCGCTGACTCCACCTCCACATTGTTATCGATCTGCAGGAAGAAAAATGGGATGTTATCCAAATGTATAAAAAGTCTACAAATTGGTTTTCAAAATGCCTAAACAGGATTGTGGTTGATACTTTTGCAAGAATATGATAATTATGCATGGCTATAGTGTATGCATAAAACAAGTAAGTTGTGTGCTGCTCTTGAGcgccatcattacagtttaatgtgatcccatgttacgttaaatgagatcaaacaactattcgacaacaaaatgTTTTGTCGATACATTTTTATTGTCGACATTATCAATAACGTCGGCTAATAATTTCTGTCCTAATGGATACACATGGGGccatacaaaatattttgtttcagcTTTAGATACATTTGAAGAATAGAAATTGCATGCTTTTaacactaaaatgtaataaactaAAAGAAAACcactatattgtgtatatatacacacacaccatttcGTTTTTCCGTAGTTTGATGCACATTGTgtacaatggacccttttcacagacctcTGATGATGCGTTTTTGCCTTATTTGGCAGAGAAAATCTAGCAAACTTAATTACTTAAAGTTTATAacagcaggaaactgatggagtgcgtactccaggtagggaaggaggtattgccccaagtgaaggagttcaagtacctcggggtctcgttcacgagtgaggggacaatggagcgggaggttggccggagaatcggggcagtgggggcggtattgcactcgctctatcgcactgttgtcacgaaaagagagctgagccgaaaggcaaagctctcgatctaccggtcaatttttggtcctaccctcacctatggtcatgaaggctgggtcatgaccgaaagaactaggtcacgagtacaagcagccgaaatgggcttcctcagaagggtggcgggcttctcccttagagatagagtgaggagctcagtcatccgtgaagagctcggagtagagccgctgctcctttgcgtcgaaaggagtcagttgaggtggtttgggcatctggtaaggatgccccctggcagcctccctagggaggtgtttcaggcacgtccagctgggaggaggcctcggggaagacccaggattaggtggagagattacatctccacactggcctgggaacgcctcggggtcccccagtcagagctggttaatgtggctcgggatagggaagtttggggccccctgctggagcagctgcccccgtgacccgacttcggataagcggttgaagatggatggatggatggacatagtactttaaattatattacccaaaaattataaaaaaaaaagttaccacAGATCCAATGAGGCttcaaatacagctgctgagagggTGACAGAAAATGTACTGtcttcaccctaatgccatccaagacgtgtatgattttcttctgctgaactaaGATTTATCAGtggtaagtccttttttactataaattctcctcactgctgAGTAggaggtgatatgcatgaagaatatgatttgccaaaaacaaaaataaaagaatatccaagtgaaagtggagatttatagtaaaaaattactaatctttttctcacccacacctattatatagctttAGAAGACATCGTTTTAATCACTGGATGCTGCCTTCATGTGGTTTTGGCACTTCACATTTGTTGttgccattcacttacattgtgtggaccaacagagctgaaatattcttctaaaaatatgtttgtgttctgaagaagaaagtcatacacatctgggatggcatgagggtgagtaaatgatgagagaaattaaatttttgggtgaactatccctttaagcacggTAGCCCAGCCAAAGCGCCACCCATGctattatcagagctgttcagtTGCAGCGAGCTAATTAAAATAGCCAACTTGATCATACCTATAGCACACCGGTTACATTTCTCAACTCCATCTCTCGAGTTCCACCTGGAATATACAGTGCAGGTAGTTTAACTGCCTTGTGTGGGCATGTCAGGCAGTTTTGgattttatttacattagtctgaTTGCATGTTTATATCCATATCCATTGATAAATTATCTACTTTTATAATGCATCTTTACTGATTTAGTTGCAAGGTCACCTCTATCAAGATTGAATCTGTTTCTATATTCAATACATTATTTCAGCTTTAACTCACAATCCTGTGCATTTGATTTGGTGGTTGAGAGACATACAAACTTCCATTCCATAATAATCCTACATTTCCTTTAACTCCATTCGTCCCCTTTTCTAACCTGTTTTTGTGGCATGGTGGCACCTTTCTCCTCTGACCCATGCTGTTTGCTGGAGTTTGCTGGAGcagctttattttctttcttgtcaGATTTGGGCTTTTGTACCAGTTTGCGCTTAGCGATGGCTGCTGCATTTGATACAAAGCAGCTATTCATGTCAAGCTCCTAAGacacacataaaaacagcatcatcaaaaACAGCACATATGTTAAACTGTTCTGCTTATAGAGTTTAAGCATATCACTTTTGTAAATTACAATGAACATTAAAATTAATTGGCTAAAAGATTGAAAAGTTAAAAACACAAGTCAACCTCTGGTTCAATATTTGAGTCTTCCTCTTCATCACTTTCCTCACTACCACTGCTTTGCACAGGTGCTGAGGTGCATGGAGGGCCAGAAGATGCAGATgaacatttattgtttttaattttatctgCATGTTTATTCTTTTGTGATCCAGGATCAACATGTACCTTAAATCAAAGAAACAAGAAATATTTTGACTACACCATGACATTCTGTGCCATTTCTGTGAGATAGACACAAAATAATGGTGGTATGCAATGTGATCATAAATTACAATGGCACTATTTCACCCAATATCTATATAAatgactgatatatatatatcagtatatatcatgactgatatatatatatatatatatatatatatatatatatcctaaagGTCACAGTGGTAcaaattataatgcatttattttaactcacctgtttatttttttctttatctgCATTTTCTTTCTCTAATTTTTCCTGCCGacgtctctctttctgtctctgttaTATTTCAGAAAGATATCACTTAAAACATTCAATAACTGATAAGAGCTTTTTGTTTATGCTCTTACCATCTTTTTCTGCTTTTTCTTCTCTGTTTttttcttaagtttctcttcttCATCCATCAGTTCTTTAGTATTTCTTTCTGCTTcctagaaaaaatatttaaagcaaatAGTTTTATACTAAAATAATACTGCAATCAGCTCCCAGCATAGGTGTTTGACACAAACCTCTGGTGTTATGTGTTTGTAGGGTTTTGTCAGGCCTCTCTCAAGGAAGTTGCGAGCAAAGCCACAGTATCTGTTGTTTGTACGGACACCATATTTATCAAAATCATCATAATCTTCATCATCTGATGACATATAAGCCATAAAATGAGAGGCGAAGTGGTCCAATTCTGGAActtcaatacaaaaacaattagTACAGTGAAAATATAACAAGTATGCAGATTGCATCAAGATCTTAAACTACAGTTGGTATGATTTTATGAGAATGCCTAGTCAGGTTTAAAGGGACAGAtcacccaaaactgaacattttctcattgtttactcactctccataccattctttcttctgcaaaacacaaagatttttagaagaatatctgatctttgttggtcctcacaaagcaagtgaattgtgactagaattttaaatgtccaaaaggaacaaaggcatcataaaagtaattcatatgactccagtggataatcaatgtcttcagaagcgttatgataggtgttggggagaaacagatcaatatttaagttcatttttactgaaaatctacactttcaatTTTACATTCTGATGTGAAAattactttcacattcagccacctactgatTTGGGATGGTCAAAGTTTAGGCAGTTGAGGAAGATCCCGCTATACtatgaaaagcactatataaatgtaaggaattattattatagttgcatattgatagtaaaaaggacttaaatattgatctgtttctcacccacacctatcatataacataaaagatgtggattaaaccactggagtcatttggattaaatTTATGCTGTCTTCatatcctttttggaccttctgagttctggtcaccattagcctgcattgtatggacctaaagcgcagagatatttttctaaaaatcttcaaagaaagtcaaacacatttgggatggcatggggaagtaaatgagagaattttcattttggggtgaactatcccttttagacaATGTTTGACCTCAAAAAGAGGATGTGTTGCTGAATAAGGTAACTTAAttggaaagaaagaaaacatttggaaTAGTCGCATATTATTGCAGTTCCAATAATAGACCAATCTGACAGTCAAACCTGCCCTACTATATATGTAGGTTGTAAGTGACCAAGTAACCATGATGAAAGGTGCATGTGTACGGaagataaagaaaatatatattaccAAATCCATAGCCAAAACTTAGGGCATCTAAGGAGTGGTTCGAGGGTCTACCATAAACAAGATCTACCATTGCTTCCTAAGAAAATAGACATCAATGAGAACTAAGAACTCAAACTTACCATCACAACTGAAAATATCAATAGTACAGGGTACCAGCTGATAACGGAATACACAGAAACGTCAGGACTCAGGGGA is a window of Xyrauchen texanus isolate HMW12.3.18 chromosome 24, RBS_HiC_50CHRs, whole genome shotgun sequence DNA encoding:
- the si:dkey-33c12.4 gene encoding uncharacterized protein si:dkey-33c12.4 yields the protein MYRKGTMGPEYFRYRGDARLMRTHEAMVDLVYGRPSNHSLDALSFGYGFVPELDHFASHFMAYMSSDDEDYDDFDKYGVRTNNRYCGFARNFLERGLTKPYKHITPEEAERNTKELMDEEEKLKKKTEKKKQKKMRQKERRRQEKLEKENADKEKNKQVHVDPGSQKNKHADKIKNNKCSSASSGPPCTSAPVQSSGSEESDEEEDSNIEPEELDMNSCFVSNAAAIAKRKLVQKPKSDKKENKAAPANSSKQHGSEEKGATMPQKQIDNNVEVESAEAVNANYFITKSVELAVLGSQYAASGNLEMAVKYFTDAIKHNPKEFKLFGNRSYCYEKMLQYEKALTDADIALSMNPKWIKGLYRKGKALVGLKRYIEARLAYNEVLKLDSTCKDAAEELMRVQLIQLMEMGFTREQSSNALILHGTVEKAFEGLSRVPGLAPVLVPRENEFMSRERNPQPPAKIRPLPQYQHRPNTPATAPVTYHPLELFPVWVGNLVPSITEGRIYALFKSVGPVHSVKVLPARRCAFVNYTKKEDCETAIRDFHSHAFDGATLVVRYPDRIHTRLGVSRDASTESPDKAGKQSDECYFWRTNGCIKKDRCTYQHIPENKGIDRHKGESQP